CGACGAGCGGCCGGCTGTACCGTGGGAGTCGATGACTACGCTGCGGGCCGACCGCGACAACATCGACCGGAAGAAGCTCTCGGACTTCGCGGCGGCCATCCGTGCTTCGGACCGCGTAAAGGCCTCGGTGAAGGAAAAGCTCGACGACGAGTTGATGGACCACTATGGGCTCGCGACGGGCAGCGTTCTCACCAACCTCGGCGTTCTTCTGCTCGGTACCACCCCCGATCGAGGTCGCCTCGGGACGGCACCTGTGATCCAGGCCATCAAGTACGACGAGCGCGGTGAGAAGGTCGCCAAGCACGTCTGGGACGACTACAGCCTCTCGCCCATCGAACTGGTCGACGCCATCTGGAGGGAGGTCCCCGACTTCCGCGAGAGCTACGAGCTACCCGAGGGACTCCTCCGAACCAACATACCGGCCTACGAAGAGACGGTCGTGCGAGAGCTGCTCGTCAACGCCCTCGTGCATCGCCCCTACACTCAGCGCGGGGACATCTTCCTCAATCTCCACCCCGACCGCCTCGAGGTCGTGAACGCCGGACGCCTCCCGCTCGGCGTCACCCCGTCGAACATCCTGCACGCCAGCCGTCGCCGCAACGACGGCATCGCCCGCGTCTTTCACGACTGCGGGCTGATGGAGCGCGAAGGCAGCGGCTTCGACCTCATGTACGACCGCTTGCTGACGAGTGGGCGCGCCGCACCCACCGTGACCGAGGACGTCGACTCCGTGCGCGTCATCGTTCAGCGCCGGGTGGTCCATCCCGGCGTCATCCGCCTCATCGCCGATGTCGACCAGAGGCACCAGCTCACCCAGCGCGAGCGAATCGCTTTGGGTATGCTGGGACAGAGCGAGAGCATGACGGCCGTAGAGCTAGCGCACGGCCTCGATGTGGTCGGAGCCGACGGGCTCCGCCCCTGGCTTGGGCGGCTGGTGACCCTCGCCCTAGTGCTGCAGACGGGTCGCACGAGCGGCACGCGCTACCATGTGGCGCCCCACCTGCTGCGCGAAGCTGGGCTCGATCAGCAGACGACCCTCCAGCGCATCGAGCCCCACCGGCTTCGTGCCCTCATCGTGGAGGACGTCGCGCGCTACCCAGATTCCACGGCGAGAGAGATTCATCGGCGGGTTGGACCGGAGATCCCGATGCGCAGCTTCCGACGGGCTCTTGAGGATCTGGTGTTGCACGGATCCATCTCCGCCACGGGCAAGACTCGCGGACGCCGCTACAGACCGGCAGAATTCGGCCACGGCGGGAAAGATGGGCGATGAGATTCGGCCACCGTCTCGTAACTGCCTGGAATAATGAAGGAAGTATTCGGCCAGGGGGAAACGGATGGCCGAATACTGGCCGATAGAACCGCCCGCTTCACCCGGAGCCCGGCCCCAACCCTCCAACACGGCACCGGCCCCTCGAACTGACCAGTGCTTCGCGCGCGCCGCCACCGGCTAGGCCTAGGTCAGCGAGCCAACCCTCTCGCACGTTCCCATCTTTGACCTCATTCCTCAGCTCCAACACCATCGTGACAGCAGCGAAACCCGATTCCTGGACTGTGCTCAGTCCTGAAGATGAAATCGCCCACCTGGCGGCACTCTGCGTGAATCCCGCGGCCTCGAACGATGCAGCGGGACCCGCTTGCTTCGGGTTCGCACGCATCCTCCCACTCCAGGACGTTGCTCGACATCCCGTACAGCCCATGGAATCCACCGCCGCATTCCGGCAGCGACATCACGTCGAAGCCCCAGGCATCCGGATACGGATCGCACGCCTCAACGAGCGCGTCGCCGTAGGCGTACTTCTTTGTCCCGCCCGCACTGCAAGCGTTGAACCACTGGCTGTTTGAAGCGTTGTCGATATCGGAGAAGGTGGCGGCGCCCCCGCCAATTGCGCCACACAGGCGCTTGCCAGCCCACTTGCAGTAGAGCTCCGCGTCGCACCAATCGACGCAGACGGCTGGCGCGTTTGGCGGCCTTACGGACACCAGCTTGATGCAGGGGCCGTAGTAGGTGAGGAGGTTTGAAGTGCAGTAGCCCCCTTGCCCTGAGGTATCCACGTTGGCTGCAACGAATGCGTCGTACTGCTGAAACGTCACCTCGGTAGCGTCGACGCAATACGGCATTCCATTAGGCGCCTTGACCTCCACGAGTTCGGGCCCGGGTAAGCCCTTCGGACACACGCTGGATCCACTATCCCCAGCGTCAGAGGCAGCCCCACCACCCGTGCCGCCGCCACATTGACAAGGCGCAAACCCGCTGCCGTCGGCTGTGCACACCTGATGACCACTGCACGGCCCAGGCCCCGTGCATGCTTTGCTATCACCAGGGACGCAAGCCTTGGCGTCAGCCTCGGCGCTCTCTGATGCGCAGTGCGCGGTCGCGAGGATCAGCAGAGGCAGAGCAAACCAAAGCTGATCCAGCCGTCGCATCACTTCCACCACACACCGAAAGGAACAGTTGGGGCTCAGCCGACAGAATCCTCATCGTTGTCCGAACGATGAGCGCTTCCTCCGCCCTCATCAGCGCGGCGATCCCTGTCTGCTCAAACCCCATCGGCGACTCGGCCGAGCATATCAACGAAGAACGCTTTCGGCCAGCCGTACGCACCGGACGCTAGAGGAAGAAACTCGCTCAGCGGATAGCCCGCAAAGCCCGCTTTCAACACCAGGCTCTCCCACCAGTTCTGGTAGTGCAACTTTTGCTCAGTTGCCTGGGCTGCTCACGAGCACCTGGCGTCAGACTGCGAACATACACACAGACTGAACCCTGCCTCGGCGTCTACGCGCACCCCCCCCTCCCATCGCGGGACGCGACGGACACTGCCGCCGCGGGACTAGACCCACAAAAACCAACTGCAAAACAAATCCGCGCATGGGGTGAGGCGGACGGAAGAGCCTACTGTGGTAACCTCGTTCGCCATGAGAATCTCAGCCTCTTCATTTGCCCTTGTGTTGACCTTCGTTGCTTTCGCGCCGGGATGCGGCAGCGATGATGACTCTGGCGGATCCGGCGGGAGCAGCAGCGGCGGTGCCTCGACGGGCGGCGGCGCGGGCTCGGGCGCGACGGGTGCGACGGCTGGCAGCGGAGGCGGAGGTGGCGCGAGCGGTGCTGGGGCCGCAGGTGGCGCCGGGGGCAGCACCTTCACCCAGTGCAACGAGGCCGCGGCGGTCGTGAAGACGGTCGCCACCAACATCAGCTGCAAGGACGGCTCGGCACAGCTGCGCGGCTTGTGCGATCAGCTCTACACCGCCAGCAAGTGCACGACCGAGTTCGACGCGTTGCTCACCTGCGTCAAGGCGCTCCCCACCGACAGCACCGCGTGGGATTGCACCAACGATGGCCCGGACATCAAGGCGGGCTCCTGCGACACCGAGAACACCGCCTTCGAGACCTGCACCAGCGCGCTGTAGCCTGCCGACAAGTCCAAACCCTGGGCGCGGCTTCGCGTTCTTCGCGTCTTGGCGGTGAACCCACCGCCACAGGTCGCAACGACCCCGCAGTCTCGGCAGTCGCCGTCAGGACGAGAGAGCGTTCACTCAACCAACCCTTGGCGCGGCTTCGCGCGCTTCGCGTCTTGGCGGTGAACCCACCGCCACAGGTCGCAACGACCCCGCAGTCTCGGCAGCGCGCTAGCGTTCGTCCGCGCCGAGATCCGGGGTCGTGCTGCGCGCGTCGCCGTCGATGTCGTCGGCGACCGTGGCGCTGTGATTCGTGCCTTTGTCCAGGGCCACGCTCGCGCCCGCGGTGAGGTGCAAGTCCGAGCCCGCCACGTTCACGAAGTCGCCGGCGGCGGCGTTCTCGGCGTTGGTTTCGGACGTTGCTTTGGCGCCGTCGCGCGCCTTGAAGGCGTGGGTCGAGAGGTTGTTGGCGATCAGCGCGCTGGTGGAAGCGAAGCGGTACTCGATGGCGCTCGACGCCGGCGCGCTGGTGCTGGCGTAGCTGTTGTGGAGGACCTTCGCGTCGCAGGCGTACCACAAGGAGATCCCTGAGTCGTGTCCGTTGGGGGACGCGAACAGCTTCGCTTCGGTGGCGACCATGAAGTTGTTGGCGATGAGCCCGCCGTAGTGGCCGACCTTGGATTGCCCGGGGCAAGGGTTGTCGGAGTAGCTGCGACCGCTGCCGACCAGGCCGAAGCCGATGTGCCGCGCGTTGTTGACCAGCACGTTGCGCACGACGACGGTGTCGCGGCTGCCGGTCCAGAAGTGGATGCCGTGCTCGGACAGATCGCTGCCCTCGCACCAAAAGCCTTCGATGTGGTTGTCGCGCACCACCCAGCCGCGAGCATCGTGTCCGTCCACGCCACCCGTGTAGCAGGTGCTGCCGCTCGAGACGTTGCTCTGCACGAAGGCCGCGCCAGGGCGGGTCAGCTCGATGCGGGAGCAGGAGATCACGCCGTCGTCCGTGTAGTGGCCACCATTGGCATTGATCTTGATGCCTTGTTCGCCCGGGTCGATCACGTGCACGTCGTGGATCCGCGTCCCGGTGACGTCGGCGCTGTCGCCACCGCTCACGTGGATGGCGTGGTAGCGCGCCTCCTTCAGGGTGAGATGCGCGATCGTCACGTCGGTGGCGCGCACGCTGATGATGCCGCCCGTGCCGTTGTCCTTGTGCTTGGAGTCCAAGATCACCTTGCTGCGGTCGCCGCTCTTGCCGCGGATGCTGATGCCGGCCTTGGTGATGTAGAGCGCGCTATTCGACACGTCGTAGTTGCCGTCGGCCAAGAGCAGCGTCGTGCCCGGCGCCGCGCTGTTCAGAGCAGCCGTCAGATCCATGCCCTGCGAGAGCTCCACCGTCGCGCCCGAGGGTGGAGGCAGGGGCGCACAGCTCGCGCTGGGAGTTCCGCCCGTGCCGCCGCTTCCACCACTACTCGTGCCACCACTGCTCGTGCCACCACTGCTCGTGCCGCCGCTGCTCGTGCCACCACTGCTCGCACCGCCGCTACTCGCGCCGCCGCTGCTCGCGCCGCTCGTGCCACCCGTCCCGTCGCCGCTCCCGTCACCGCCGCAACCCAGAGCGACCACCGCCGCCGCCGCACTCAAACCGAAGCCCAGCGTCCGCATGCGGTCAAGATAGCACCCGCCGCGCAGAAGCGAAGCGCTCAGTCGCGCGGCTCGATCTTCAGGACTTTGAAGCCATCGATCACCATGCCGAGGGTGTCCATGTCTTCCTCGGCCTGGTGTCTGATGCGCTCCGCCACTTCGTAGAGATTCTCCTGCAGCTCCTCCACGCTCAGCGTAGCGACGACTGCCCGCGCGGTACCTTCGAGGGTTTGGCGCGCGACTTCGCCGATCTCTTCGGAGCTGCGCCCCAAGAACCGTTCCACGGCGTTTCGTGATCGTGGCTCGGCCCCATCCACGCGGATGGTGGCGATCGCCTGCACGTCCACGCGACCATTCTTGCAGTAGCAGCCCGTCGGCGCGATCGGTTCGACGCGAGCTCGAAGATCCATGAAGTCCACGCTCTCCAGGATCGGGATCCGCAGCATCCGTCCGCCGCGCATCAAGCGGTAGCCGACCGTCGATCCGTCGGCCATCTTTCGCGGGCGCCCCGACAGCACCGCGAGCTCGGTGGGTCCCACGATCACGATGCAGCGCCAAACGACGACCGCCAACACCCCGATCCACAACGCCGTGCTCAGCATGATCAGCACGACGGGGTTCCCGACCCCGGCGCGAGCGACGACTCCGGCCGCAGCCAGCGCGACAACGCCAAGGACGACCACCACGCTGCCTGGCGCTTGCGAGCGTTTCGGTGGGGGCGGCGACTCTCGTTTCGCCAGCGCCGCGCGCGCCTCGGCGAGCTCTTGCTCCAGCTCCTCCATGCGCGCTCGCATCGCCGTGCGATCGTCCCGAAAGACCATGCCTCGACTCTACTCCACCGCAATGCGCTTTGGCGGGTGATGCCCCAGCGCGCGGCGAATTGCTGCGCTTTGGCGGGTGATGCCCCAGCGCGCGGCGAATTGCTGCGCTCTGGCGGGTGATGCCCCAACGCTTCGCGACTTGTTGCGATCCGGCGGGCCGGCCATGCACTGCACGAAAAAAGTTCGCGTTCGACGATCCGCCCGCCGGGTGGCCCCAAGGGCGCAAGCGCCCGGGGCCACCACGCAATCCCTCAGCGATCCTCCGCGAGACGCCGCTCCAGCTCGGCGATCCTCGCCTCCGCGGCGTCCCGCTCCGCCAGCGCTGCTTCTTTCTCGACCAACGCTGCTTCCTTCTCGGCCAGCGCCGCTTCCTTGTCGGCGCGCTCGGCTTCCTTCGCGGCGCGCTCGGTCTCCTCCGCCGTGAGCCAAGCGCGGTGGCCCTCACCATCGTCGGTGATGCGGATCGGATCGGCCCAAAGCCATGCGCCGATTGCCTCCGAGTAGATCGGGCCAGCGCCGAAGTGCACGCGCTCGAAGATGCGATCGCGCCTCACCCACTGCTGAATCGGGACCGGTCCCCCCAGGGACTTCGGACCATGCCCCTCGGGATCGAGCACCCAGAGCTCCCCCACCCCGCTCGCGCCGTAGCGCTCGTGGAGGTCGCGGTAGTCTTTGTAAGGATGGTGCTTGCTCACGACCTCGATCGCCAGTCGCGGCACGACATGCCCCGGTTTCCAAGTGCACAGGCTGGGCAGCGGTTCGTCCTTCGGAGGTGCCGGGACGATCAGCGCTACGTCCGGATCGATACCGATGCGTGGATTCCACTCCACCCAGCGCAACGCCAGGTTGTTTCCCACGAGGGCATCGAGCCCCGTGCGCGCCACCCAAGCTTCCAGCAGCGCAACCAGATGACGTGAAGACTGATTGTGTTCGCCAGACTCGGGCACGGGGACCTCCGGCAAGATCCACGCGTCGGCGCTGGGTTGCACTCGGTAGCGCACGTCTACCCATGCCGAAGAGTCACTCATCGTCGTCATTGTACCTCGCGTGGACTGGCTTGGCCCCCCACGCAATTGCACCGTCAATGCCAACGAAAGATCCCGATGAACCCGCGATCCGAGCCCTGGCGCACCGGCCACGGCCAGTGGCGGCCGGCCAGGTCACCGCGGGTCGCGACGGCGCGCGATCGTGGCACTTCACGTGGGCACCGCTCGTCGTTCTCGATCACGCACTCGAGCTCGCGACGCCGATTTTCACAGCTCAACGTGCTTCTTCACGTTGAACGCCTTCCACGATAGCCCGGGGTTTCTCCTGATGCGACTCTGGAGATCGGACTCGCTGGTGAGTAGCTCCGGCTCGATTTCTCCATGGTCGTTGAGGCGCTGCAGGAAGCGGAGTTCGGGTGGGTTCAAAGGGAGGACCTTGCTCAGCAGCGTGCGTGTGTCGCCGACCAGTTCAGAGGTCCAGCGCTCGACCTCGCCATCGTTTGGTCGGATGTCCTGGCGTAGCGTGGGCAGCAACTGTTGCTTCACGTCTTCGACAGTCGTGTTGGCGTTGGCAGCGGACACGGTCCGCCAGTCTACCCGGTTGATCCCGCCGTAGACTACGAACGCAAGGCGAAGCTTCTGCCCAACGAGGTTGTCACGAAGTAGTAGCTCGCGCGCATCGAATAGGTCGCGACTCGCGCTGCGGGCCAACAACGCAGCGAGCTTTCCTGCGGCCAGCTCATGCACATCGAGCAAGTTGAACTTTGCTCGGTCACCGAGGAACTCCCACGAGTCGTGCGGCGCCACGTCCCACAAGGGAACACGGAGCATGAAGTTGACATCTATCTCGATGATTGCTGGCCGCCCAAGTGCGGAGCGATACGACAGCCGCCACTTGCCCCCGGCGTGCTCGTCGGGCGCACGCTTCACGGTGAGACCAAGGCGGGAGGCGACCTGCAAGAGCGCACGGTCGACCTTCGGGCGGTCCGCCGTCATCGCTTCACGATCGGCCGCACCGACGTAGTTGACGTCGACGTCAACGGACAAGCGCGGAAGCTGCGAGACGAAAAGGTTGAGTGCTGTCCCACCTTTGAGCGCGAGGCGTGGCCCCAAGAAGGGGTGCGCAGCCAGCAGGTTCAACAACCGCACCAACGTCCACACCTTGTCCAGGGAATCGACGGGGAAACCCGTGTCGCTGGCCGCTCGCTGGAGTTGTTCGCGCGTGAGCATCACGCGACCTCCGACCAGCGCTCATCAAGCACCCACTCAGGGACGATGAGGTTCCAGGGGTGGACGAGCCGCCCTGGGGCGTGTGACGTGTCCAGGTAGCGTGCTTGCTTCGGCGCGTGCGCCACGAGGCGTGCGAGGTCGGCTTCCTCGACGAAGAGGCGCTCGCGATGCAGCGACAGGAAGTAGCCGACCCGCGCGGTGGTCAAAGCCGACTCCAGCGCAAGCGTGTAGCCGATTACTGCTTCGAGGTCGAAGAACTCTACCAAGGACAGCGAGCGCAAGATCTCTTCCCACCCACCGCCCAGCGCCGGGGAGTGGAGGACGTCCACCATCGCTCGCTCGCAGCTGCAGACCCGCACCTCTCCGCCAGCGGTCTGCACACGCCCGACTCCGCCGCCCATGTCACGCAACCGCGCCACCTGCTCGGGCGGCCTCACTGGCACGTAGTCGATTGGACCGAAACGGAACGCGCGCGTCGCGTGCATCGTCAAGAACGTGACCTGGTTCCACATCGAGTAGGTACGCCCATGAAACTGGAGAGCCGCATGGTGGCTCACGACCGCGTCAGGGGCGGCTTTCGTTGCGAGGAGAAAGGGATCGACTGTCTCGGCGCTCGCTCCCCTCAGCGTCGCTACGTAGAGCCCTCGCCGCACCCGCGCGATCCTGCGACGCGCCGCGTGTTTGCGGAGCAAGCTGTCCACGGTGCGCTGGCTCCCGGACTGCCGACTCCGCGCGTACTCTTCGCGGGTGAACACCGGGTGCACTTGAAAGAACTCCTCTGAGGTCACTTGTTAGCTCGGTTCGTCATACGCATCCTGGGTACGTGTTGTGGTGACTTGCAGAGTCTAAGCTGCTTCTTTTGTGATGTCTAGATTCTACCC
The nucleotide sequence above comes from Polyangiaceae bacterium. Encoded proteins:
- a CDS encoding ATP-binding protein; translation: MSCQQPQTDAVPNEGQNSDCKSLRKVTGKTADFTEMAQDCVCFANGSGGQLLIGIEDGERAPPVGQRIDPALIDRIRKRIGELTVNVQVMPEVRRVDGDEYIVLTIPRSVGVASTTDGRYFVRVGDTCRPVVGDDVLRLADERPAVPWESMTTLRADRDNIDRKKLSDFAAAIRASDRVKASVKEKLDDELMDHYGLATGSVLTNLGVLLLGTTPDRGRLGTAPVIQAIKYDERGEKVAKHVWDDYSLSPIELVDAIWREVPDFRESYELPEGLLRTNIPAYEETVVRELLVNALVHRPYTQRGDIFLNLHPDRLEVVNAGRLPLGVTPSNILHASRRRNDGIARVFHDCGLMEREGSGFDLMYDRLLTSGRAAPTVTEDVDSVRVIVQRRVVHPGVIRLIADVDQRHQLTQRERIALGMLGQSESMTAVELAHGLDVVGADGLRPWLGRLVTLALVLQTGRTSGTRYHVAPHLLREAGLDQQTTLQRIEPHRLRALIVEDVARYPDSTAREIHRRVGPEIPMRSFRRALEDLVLHGSISATGKTRGRRYRPAEFGHGGKDGR
- a CDS encoding SUMF1/EgtB/PvdO family nonheme iron enzyme, producing the protein MRRLDQLWFALPLLILATAHCASESAEADAKACVPGDSKACTGPGPCSGHQVCTADGSGFAPCQCGGGTGGGAASDAGDSGSSVCPKGLPGPELVEVKAPNGMPYCVDATEVTFQQYDAFVAANVDTSGQGGYCTSNLLTYYGPCIKLVSVRPPNAPAVCVDWCDAELYCKWAGKRLCGAIGGGAATFSDIDNASNSQWFNACSAGGTKKYAYGDALVEACDPYPDAWGFDVMSLPECGGGFHGLYGMSSNVLEWEDACEPEASGSRCIVRGRGIHAECRQVGDFIFRTEHSPGIGFRCCHDGVGAEE
- a CDS encoding flotillin family protein → MVFRDDRTAMRARMEELEQELAEARAALAKRESPPPPKRSQAPGSVVVVLGVVALAAAGVVARAGVGNPVVLIMLSTALWIGVLAVVVWRCIVIVGPTELAVLSGRPRKMADGSTVGYRLMRGGRMLRIPILESVDFMDLRARVEPIAPTGCYCKNGRVDVQAIATIRVDGAEPRSRNAVERFLGRSSEEIGEVARQTLEGTARAVVATLSVEELQENLYEVAERIRHQAEEDMDTLGMVIDGFKVLKIEPRD
- a CDS encoding Uma2 family endonuclease; the encoded protein is MSDSSAWVDVRYRVQPSADAWILPEVPVPESGEHNQSSRHLVALLEAWVARTGLDALVGNNLALRWVEWNPRIGIDPDVALIVPAPPKDEPLPSLCTWKPGHVVPRLAIEVVSKHHPYKDYRDLHERYGASGVGELWVLDPEGHGPKSLGGPVPIQQWVRRDRIFERVHFGAGPIYSEAIGAWLWADPIRITDDGEGHRAWLTAEETERAAKEAERADKEAALAEKEAALVEKEAALAERDAAEARIAELERRLAEDR
- a CDS encoding nucleotidyl transferase AbiEii/AbiGii toxin family protein codes for the protein MLTREQLQRAASDTGFPVDSLDKVWTLVRLLNLLAAHPFLGPRLALKGGTALNLFVSQLPRLSVDVDVNYVGAADREAMTADRPKVDRALLQVASRLGLTVKRAPDEHAGGKWRLSYRSALGRPAIIEIDVNFMLRVPLWDVAPHDSWEFLGDRAKFNLLDVHELAAGKLAALLARSASRDLFDARELLLRDNLVGQKLRLAFVVYGGINRVDWRTVSAANANTTVEDVKQQLLPTLRQDIRPNDGEVERWTSELVGDTRTLLSKVLPLNPPELRFLQRLNDHGEIEPELLTSESDLQSRIRRNPGLSWKAFNVKKHVEL